A genomic stretch from Candidatus Hydrogenisulfobacillus filiaventi includes:
- the pth gene encoding peptidyl-tRNA hydrolase (Evidence 2a : Function from experimental evidences in other organisms; PubMedId : 8635758, 12100553, 12682299; Product type e : enzyme) — MSGPGPAPIRLVVGLGNPGPQYRLTRHNLGFRVLDRLAERQGLVFRLTRRGEEAEWAVPGNGRVLLLKPHTFMNLSGQAVGPLVRRHGWPPAAVLVVVDDLALAPGQIRLRAGGSAGGHNGLKSLIEALGTEEFPRLRIGIGHPQGRMPVIDWVLGVPWGEDRARLEAAVDTAAEAVETVLTRGWDQAATRYNATSLLPGGGRAGGGDGGGV, encoded by the coding sequence ATGAGCGGCCCGGGTCCGGCTCCCATCCGCCTGGTGGTGGGGCTCGGCAACCCCGGTCCCCAGTACCGCTTGACCCGGCACAACCTCGGCTTTCGGGTGCTGGACCGCTTGGCGGAGCGGCAGGGACTGGTCTTCCGTCTCACCCGGCGGGGGGAGGAGGCGGAATGGGCTGTGCCCGGCAACGGGCGGGTGCTGCTGTTGAAGCCTCACACCTTCATGAACCTGAGCGGCCAGGCGGTGGGCCCCCTGGTGCGCCGCCACGGCTGGCCGCCGGCGGCGGTGCTGGTGGTGGTGGACGACCTGGCCCTGGCGCCCGGGCAGATCCGGCTGCGGGCGGGCGGTTCGGCCGGCGGCCACAACGGGCTCAAGTCCCTGATTGAGGCCCTGGGTACCGAAGAGTTCCCCCGTCTGCGCATCGGCATCGGGCACCCTCAGGGACGCATGCCGGTCATCGACTGGGTGCTGGGGGTGCCCTGGGGGGAGGACCGGGCGCGGCTGGAGGCGGCGGTGGACACCGCGGCCGAAGCGGTGGAAACGGTGTTGACCCGGGGCTGGGACCAGGCTGCCACCCGCTACAACGCCACCTCCCTCCTGCCCGGGGGCGGCCGGGCGGGCGGCGGTGATGGGGGAGGCGTATGA
- the prs gene encoding phosphoribosylpyrophosphate synthetase (Evidence 2a : Function from experimental evidences in other organisms; PubMedId : 2169413, 3038693, 8522540, 22083279, 25890046; Product type e : enzyme): protein MSFERAGELKIFTGTANPELAQKIADHLGMRLGTATVGRFSNGEIRARLEENVRGTDVFIVQPTSSPVNDNLMELLLLIDAARRASARRVTAVVPFYGYARQDRKERGREPISAKLVANLITVAGARRLLTMDLHAPQIQGFFDIPVDNLSGARILAEAIYERRLENLMIFSPDAGGVFRARQMAKILGVPLGFVDKRRPEPNVSEVVNVIGKVRDKTVVIVDDMIDTGGTVAKAAQAIMDLGARAVYAASTHPVFSGRAREVLSEAPLSEILVTDTIPQPSPPARTRIISVAPLLAEAIMRVHEDLSVSKLFE from the coding sequence ATGAGCTTTGAACGCGCGGGGGAGTTGAAGATCTTCACCGGCACCGCCAACCCCGAGCTGGCGCAAAAGATTGCCGACCATTTAGGCATGCGGCTGGGGACGGCGACCGTGGGCCGCTTCTCCAACGGCGAAATCCGGGCCCGCCTGGAGGAGAACGTCCGCGGCACCGACGTTTTTATCGTGCAGCCGACCTCCTCGCCGGTAAACGATAACCTGATGGAACTCCTGCTGCTTATCGATGCCGCCCGCCGGGCCTCCGCCCGGCGCGTGACCGCGGTGGTGCCGTTTTACGGGTACGCCCGCCAGGACCGCAAGGAGCGGGGCCGGGAGCCGATCTCCGCTAAGCTGGTGGCCAACCTCATTACCGTAGCCGGGGCGCGGCGGCTCCTGACTATGGACCTGCATGCCCCCCAGATCCAGGGGTTCTTCGATATCCCGGTCGACAACCTGTCGGGCGCCCGCATCCTGGCCGAGGCCATCTACGAACGGCGGCTGGAGAACCTCATGATCTTCTCCCCGGATGCCGGGGGGGTGTTCCGGGCGCGGCAGATGGCCAAGATCCTGGGGGTGCCCCTGGGCTTCGTCGACAAGCGGCGGCCGGAACCCAATGTGTCCGAGGTGGTGAACGTCATCGGCAAGGTGCGGGATAAAACGGTGGTGATCGTGGACGACATGATCGACACCGGCGGCACGGTGGCCAAGGCCGCCCAGGCCATCATGGACCTGGGGGCGCGGGCGGTGTATGCCGCCTCCACCCATCCCGTCTTTTCCGGACGGGCGCGGGAGGTGCTGAGCGAGGCCCCCCTGTCCGAGATCCTGGTGACCGACACCATTCCCCAGCCGTCGCCGCCGGCCCGCACCCGCATCATCTCCGTCGCCCCCCTGCTGGCCGAGGCCATCATGCGCGTGCATGAGGACCTCTCGGTCTCCAAGCTGTTCGAATGA
- the glmU gene encoding bifunctional glucosamine-1-phosphate N-acetyltransferase/UDP-N-acetylglucosamine pyrophosphorylase (Evidence 2a : Function from experimental evidences in other organisms; PubMedId : 1328164, 8522540, 9648743, 11124906, 20495944, 23485416, 24915076; Product type e : enzyme) codes for MGPETGAGPELRAAGETVPVVLAAGLGTRMNSRLAKALHELGGQPLVEHVLRAVQEAGLGRPVVVVGYQKERLAELLEERALLVEQPAMHGTGDAVMQAVERLGPAVTDVLVLYADCPLIPADLLRRVVTRHRESGADVTLLTTLMPDPRGYGRILRDAAGRVRGIVEEREATPEERAVHEVNTGIGVWRVERLRRVLPHLPWHGEERYLTEALGAILAEGGQVEVVEAEDPGLVMGINTRRELAQAEARLRELTLERLLAAGVTVVDPATTYVDPTVEVGQDTIIYPLTFLRGRTRIGRECRIGPMTTIVDSRLADGVTVQQSVVESSVLGTKSRVGPFSHLRPGTRLDRDVAIGNFVELKNTQVGIGSKAGHHSYLGDATIGSRVNIGAGTVIVNFDGKEKHRTFIGDQAFIGCNSNLVSPVEIGAGAYVAAGSTITQNVPADALGIARARQENKPGWSARRR; via the coding sequence GTGGGACCGGAAACGGGCGCGGGCCCGGAGCTGCGGGCGGCCGGGGAGACGGTGCCGGTGGTCCTGGCCGCGGGGCTGGGCACCCGCATGAATTCCCGGCTGGCCAAGGCGCTGCATGAGCTGGGGGGCCAACCGCTGGTGGAGCACGTGCTGCGGGCGGTGCAGGAGGCCGGACTGGGGCGGCCGGTGGTGGTGGTGGGCTACCAGAAGGAACGCCTGGCCGAGCTGCTGGAGGAACGGGCTCTGCTGGTGGAACAGCCGGCCATGCACGGCACCGGGGACGCCGTTATGCAGGCGGTGGAGCGCCTGGGGCCGGCGGTGACGGACGTGCTGGTGCTGTATGCCGACTGCCCCCTTATCCCTGCCGACCTCCTGCGGCGGGTGGTGACCCGCCACCGGGAGAGCGGGGCGGACGTCACCCTGCTTACCACCCTGATGCCGGACCCGCGCGGGTACGGGCGCATCCTGCGCGACGCCGCCGGCCGGGTGCGGGGCATTGTGGAGGAGCGGGAGGCCACGCCCGAGGAACGTGCGGTGCACGAGGTCAACACCGGCATCGGGGTCTGGCGGGTGGAGCGCCTGCGGCGGGTCCTGCCCCACCTGCCCTGGCACGGGGAGGAGCGCTACCTGACCGAGGCCCTGGGGGCCATCCTGGCCGAAGGCGGGCAGGTCGAGGTGGTGGAGGCTGAGGACCCCGGCCTGGTGATGGGGATCAACACCCGCCGGGAGCTGGCCCAGGCCGAGGCGCGCCTGCGGGAGCTGACCCTGGAACGGCTGCTGGCGGCCGGGGTGACGGTGGTGGATCCGGCTACCACCTATGTGGACCCTACGGTGGAGGTGGGGCAGGATACGATTATCTACCCCCTGACCTTCCTGCGTGGGCGCACCCGGATCGGACGTGAGTGCCGCATCGGCCCCATGACCACCATTGTGGACAGCCGTCTGGCCGACGGGGTGACCGTGCAGCAGTCGGTGGTGGAATCCAGCGTGCTGGGCACCAAGTCCCGGGTGGGGCCCTTCAGCCATCTGCGCCCAGGGACCCGCCTCGACCGGGATGTGGCCATCGGCAACTTTGTGGAGCTCAAGAACACCCAGGTGGGGATCGGGAGCAAGGCCGGGCATCATAGCTATCTGGGCGATGCGACCATCGGCAGCCGTGTTAATATTGGGGCGGGTACCGTCATCGTCAATTTTGACGGCAAGGAAAAGCACCGCACGTTCATCGGTGATCAGGCGTTCATCGGCTGCAACAGCAACCTGGTATCGCCGGTGGAAATCGGAGCCGGCGCCTATGTCGCCGCCGGTTCCACCATTACCCAAAACGTGCCGGCCGACGCGTTGGGGATCGCGCGTGCCCGCCAGGAGAACAAGCCGGGCTGGAGTGCCCGCCGGCGGTAG
- the purR gene encoding transcriptional regulator of the purine biosynthesis operon (PurR-pRpp) (Evidence 2a : Function from experimental evidences in other organisms; PubMedId : 11591660, 12837783, 12837784, 15629952, 16163456, 27329548; Product type r : regulator), with protein MHDRQRRLVLLTQYLVSHPGEQAGLADLARRLGVAKSTLSEDLLLVRQVLEEAGQGQVATQLGAQGGVTFRPEPDRERIGRAVAEWITRLNSPDRLTPEGFLYMTDLLFTPRLVDPMGELLAARFQDREVGLVATVETKGIPLALATARALGRPALLLRRDNRLSEGSSLSLNYFSGSSHRIQSMSLARRSPVRGQRVLFVDDFLKAGGTARAAADLLGEFDARVVGVGVLVATPDPARKLIPEYWACLEWREGAEEPPPWVRETPWVRSWLEAGSGTEA; from the coding sequence ATGCATGACCGCCAGCGGCGGCTGGTGCTGCTGACCCAGTACCTGGTGTCGCATCCCGGCGAGCAGGCGGGGCTGGCGGACCTCGCCCGCCGGCTGGGGGTAGCCAAGTCCACCCTCAGCGAGGACCTCCTCCTGGTCCGGCAGGTGCTGGAGGAGGCGGGGCAGGGGCAGGTCGCCACCCAGTTGGGAGCGCAAGGCGGCGTCACCTTCCGCCCGGAGCCCGATCGCGAACGCATCGGGCGGGCGGTGGCGGAGTGGATCACACGCCTTAACAGCCCCGACCGGCTGACCCCGGAAGGCTTCCTTTACATGACCGACCTCCTCTTTACCCCGCGGCTGGTCGACCCCATGGGGGAGCTGCTGGCGGCGCGTTTTCAGGACCGGGAAGTGGGGCTGGTGGCCACGGTGGAGACCAAGGGCATCCCCCTGGCCCTGGCCACCGCCCGCGCCCTGGGACGCCCGGCGCTGCTGCTGCGCCGGGACAACCGCCTCTCGGAGGGCTCCTCCCTCTCCCTCAACTACTTTTCAGGGTCCTCACACCGCATCCAGTCCATGTCCCTGGCCCGGCGGTCGCCGGTGCGGGGGCAACGGGTGCTGTTTGTGGACGACTTTCTGAAGGCGGGTGGCACCGCCCGGGCCGCCGCCGACCTCCTGGGGGAGTTTGACGCCCGGGTGGTGGGGGTGGGGGTGCTGGTGGCCACCCCGGATCCCGCCCGCAAGCTCATTCCGGAGTATTGGGCCTGCCTGGAATGGCGGGAAGGGGCCGAGGAGCCACCGCCCTGGGTGCGGGAGACCCCCTGGGTGCGCAGCTGGCTGGAGGCCGGAAGCGGAACGGAGGCGTAG
- the mfd gene encoding transcription-repair coupling factor (Evidence 2a : Function from experimental evidences in other organisms; PubMedId : 8594198, 9535092, 11065368, 16950921, 22248542, 25713353, 27399782, 27435260, 29536659, 30691388; Product type f : factor), whose protein sequence is MTEIPSLAGLLDLWAAYPAYRTFREELLARGRGEASGLSGSLPAFLTAALARDLALPVLVVTAGSQEARRWQAQLEVLLPGRPCFFFPPRPPAWGEVSAESGEWAAMRLAALDAVAGAGSAILVAPVQAARELLLPAGAPALELTAGQEVEPQVVAARLDALGYRTAPAVEAPGQMSRRGGILDVWPPGADPVRIEWWDVVIESLRRFDPVTQTSVERVDRVRVAPAREAVLEGERLEAVRRRIAGELDTARTALLATGRRSQAEALEERYSRVLRELEEGNLAGAAAQRLAAACGPGVVLSRRFREPPLVVYDDWPRIAEAVRGQAALEREEAAARLERGEILPVEAETSLGDPEAWAEALDGRARLYLSLLPHARTQGGAVLALAGRPAPRVHGQPDRFAAEVGRLRKARQRVVLAVRDPEQAQVLGRELLDRGINPRPGLGVPGEVGFLLGLLGEGFWLPELGLVVLAQGEISGREVQPLPAARRRPGGPAVKLTDLKPGDYVVHVTHGIGRFLGLATLEVDGRHKEYLHIAYAGQDTLYVPVEQVGLVQKYVGVEGQEPRLSRMGGGEWARVKERVRRSVRELAEELIRLYARRQTEAGFAFPPDTPWQADFEAAFPYEETPDQLSALRAIKADMEAPRPMDRLLCGDVGYGKTEVALRAAFKAVLAGKQVAFLVPTTLLAEQHYATAKSRLAGYPVTVEALSRLRSPREQRRILEGLASGRVDLVIGTHRLLAKDVRFRDLGLLIVDEEHRFGVAHKERIKALKANVDVLTLSATPIPRTLHMALVGIRDMSVIETPPEDRLPVETVVLPYQDEVVREAIRREVDRGGQVFYVHNRIHAIDRIVARLERLLPGLRIGVVHGQVGEDQMEEVMARFVAHEYDVLVATAIIESGLDIPNANTLIVEDADQLGLAQLYQLRGRVGRSARLAYAFFTYRPERVLTPAAQRRLETIREFTELGSGYQIALRDLEIRGAGNLLGAEQHGHIAAVGFDLYTELLAEAVRELKGEAAPAPVPDPQLDLTVEAYLPEGYIPEVGQKIGWYKRLAQLQTPEEVDQVAAELADRYGPLPPPAHRLLQVARIRTLARALRLAAVSERPDRVVLKATPQSPLQPDALRQLGQVFSGRLLPGRADQAELAIRLSRPARPGEAADVAETALDILKGVWAGALSQG, encoded by the coding sequence ATGACCGAGATCCCGAGTCTGGCCGGCTTGTTGGACCTGTGGGCAGCATATCCCGCCTACCGCACCTTCCGGGAGGAGCTCCTGGCCCGGGGCCGGGGGGAGGCCTCGGGCCTGTCCGGGTCCCTGCCGGCATTCCTCACCGCCGCCCTGGCCCGGGACCTGGCACTGCCGGTCCTGGTGGTGACCGCCGGTTCCCAGGAGGCCCGCCGCTGGCAAGCCCAGCTGGAGGTGCTGCTGCCCGGCCGTCCCTGCTTCTTCTTCCCGCCCCGCCCGCCTGCTTGGGGGGAGGTCAGCGCCGAGAGCGGGGAATGGGCCGCCATGCGCCTGGCGGCTCTGGACGCGGTGGCAGGGGCCGGGTCCGCCATTCTGGTGGCACCCGTGCAGGCCGCCCGGGAGCTGTTGCTGCCGGCCGGGGCCCCCGCGCTGGAGCTGACGGCAGGGCAGGAGGTGGAGCCGCAGGTGGTGGCGGCGCGCCTGGATGCGCTCGGCTACCGGACGGCGCCGGCAGTGGAGGCGCCCGGCCAGATGAGCCGCCGGGGCGGCATCCTCGATGTTTGGCCGCCGGGGGCGGATCCGGTGCGCATTGAATGGTGGGACGTGGTGATCGAGTCCCTGCGCCGCTTCGATCCGGTCACTCAGACCAGCGTGGAGCGGGTGGACCGGGTGCGGGTGGCCCCGGCCCGGGAGGCGGTGCTGGAGGGGGAGCGCCTGGAGGCGGTGCGCCGGCGGATTGCCGGGGAGCTGGACACCGCGCGGACCGCGCTGCTGGCCACCGGCCGGCGCAGCCAGGCTGAGGCCCTGGAGGAGCGGTACAGCCGGGTGCTGCGGGAGCTGGAGGAAGGGAACCTGGCCGGGGCCGCCGCCCAGCGCCTGGCTGCGGCCTGCGGTCCGGGGGTGGTCCTTTCCCGGCGTTTCCGGGAGCCCCCGCTGGTCGTCTACGATGACTGGCCCCGCATCGCGGAGGCGGTGCGGGGGCAGGCGGCCCTGGAGCGGGAAGAGGCGGCGGCCCGCCTGGAGCGGGGGGAGATCCTGCCCGTGGAGGCGGAGACCAGCCTGGGGGACCCCGAGGCCTGGGCGGAGGCCCTGGACGGGCGGGCGCGCCTGTACCTGTCCCTGCTGCCCCATGCCCGCACCCAGGGCGGGGCGGTGCTGGCCCTGGCCGGCCGCCCGGCCCCCCGCGTGCATGGGCAGCCCGACCGCTTTGCAGCCGAGGTGGGCCGCCTGCGCAAGGCCCGGCAGCGGGTGGTGCTGGCGGTACGGGACCCGGAACAGGCGCAGGTGCTGGGCCGCGAGCTGCTGGACCGGGGCATCAACCCGCGCCCGGGACTGGGGGTGCCGGGCGAAGTGGGATTCCTGCTGGGGCTCCTGGGCGAGGGCTTCTGGCTGCCGGAACTGGGGCTGGTGGTGCTGGCTCAGGGGGAGATCAGCGGCCGGGAGGTGCAGCCCCTTCCGGCCGCCCGCCGGCGGCCGGGGGGGCCGGCGGTCAAGTTGACCGACCTCAAGCCCGGGGACTACGTGGTGCACGTCACCCATGGCATCGGCCGGTTCCTGGGCCTGGCCACCCTGGAGGTGGACGGACGCCACAAGGAGTATCTGCACATCGCCTACGCCGGGCAGGACACCCTGTACGTGCCGGTGGAGCAGGTGGGGCTGGTCCAGAAGTATGTGGGGGTGGAGGGGCAGGAGCCTCGCCTCTCCCGCATGGGCGGCGGGGAATGGGCCCGGGTCAAGGAGCGGGTGCGGCGGTCGGTGCGGGAACTGGCGGAGGAGCTGATCCGCCTGTACGCCCGCCGTCAGACCGAGGCCGGCTTCGCCTTTCCGCCGGACACCCCCTGGCAGGCGGACTTCGAGGCGGCCTTCCCCTATGAGGAGACCCCCGACCAGCTCTCGGCCTTGCGGGCCATCAAGGCCGACATGGAGGCGCCGCGGCCCATGGACCGCCTGCTCTGCGGCGACGTAGGCTACGGCAAGACCGAAGTGGCCCTGCGGGCTGCGTTCAAGGCGGTGCTGGCGGGGAAGCAGGTGGCCTTCCTGGTGCCCACCACCCTGCTGGCCGAGCAGCACTACGCCACCGCCAAGAGCCGCCTGGCCGGCTACCCGGTGACGGTGGAGGCGCTCAGCCGCCTGCGCAGCCCGCGCGAACAGCGCCGCATCCTGGAGGGGCTGGCCTCCGGCCGGGTGGACCTGGTCATCGGGACCCACCGCCTGCTGGCCAAGGACGTGCGCTTCCGGGACCTGGGGCTGTTGATCGTGGACGAGGAGCACCGTTTCGGGGTGGCGCACAAGGAGCGCATCAAGGCCTTGAAGGCTAACGTGGACGTGCTGACCCTGAGCGCCACCCCCATCCCCCGCACCCTGCATATGGCCCTGGTCGGCATCCGGGATATGAGCGTAATCGAAACCCCGCCCGAGGACCGTCTGCCGGTGGAAACGGTGGTGCTGCCCTACCAGGACGAGGTGGTGCGGGAGGCCATCCGGCGGGAGGTGGACCGCGGCGGGCAGGTGTTCTACGTCCACAACCGCATCCATGCCATCGACCGCATCGTGGCGCGCCTGGAGCGCCTGCTGCCCGGCCTGCGCATCGGGGTGGTGCACGGCCAGGTGGGGGAGGACCAGATGGAGGAGGTGATGGCACGGTTTGTGGCCCACGAATACGACGTGCTGGTGGCTACCGCCATCATCGAGTCCGGCCTGGACATCCCCAACGCCAACACCTTGATCGTGGAGGACGCTGATCAGCTGGGGCTGGCGCAGCTCTACCAGCTGCGCGGGCGGGTGGGGCGTTCGGCGCGGCTGGCGTACGCCTTCTTCACCTACCGGCCGGAACGGGTGCTCACCCCCGCCGCCCAGCGGCGGCTGGAGACCATCCGCGAGTTCACCGAACTGGGGTCCGGGTATCAGATTGCCCTGCGGGACCTTGAGATCCGGGGTGCCGGCAACCTCTTGGGGGCGGAGCAGCATGGCCATATCGCGGCGGTGGGCTTTGACCTCTACACCGAGCTGCTGGCGGAGGCGGTGCGGGAGCTCAAGGGGGAGGCGGCCCCCGCCCCGGTGCCGGATCCGCAGCTCGACCTGACCGTGGAGGCCTACCTGCCCGAAGGGTATATCCCGGAGGTGGGGCAGAAGATCGGGTGGTACAAGCGCCTGGCCCAGCTGCAGACCCCGGAGGAGGTGGATCAGGTGGCGGCGGAGCTGGCCGACCGCTACGGGCCCCTCCCGCCGCCGGCGCACCGCCTGCTGCAGGTGGCCCGCATCCGCACGCTGGCGCGGGCGTTGCGGCTGGCAGCGGTGAGCGAACGGCCGGACCGGGTGGTGCTGAAGGCCACCCCCCAGTCCCCGCTGCAGCCCGACGCCTTGCGCCAGCTGGGTCAGGTTTTCAGCGGCCGGCTGCTGCCGGGCCGGGCCGATCAGGCGGAGCTGGCCATCCGGCTCAGCCGGCCGGCGCGCCCCGGGGAAGCGGCGGACGTGGCCGAAACGGCATTGGATATCCTGAAAGGAGTGTGGGCGGGTGCCCTATCACAAGGATAA
- the tdcB gene encoding L-threonine ammonia-lyase yields the protein MAESGLGAAGRPGIEEVRAAARALEGVAYRTPLQESVHINEQVGARVFLKLENLQRTGSFKLRGAYNRLRQLSPAELERGVVAASAGNHAQGVALAAQLVGTRATVVMPEAASLTKIEATRRYGAEVALAGDSFDESDAEAHRLAAAEGRVFIPAFDDPAVIVGQGTVALEILEERPALDSLWVPIGGGGLAAGVALAVKAVNPQIRVIGVQAEGAPAMLRSLEAGRVVTLPAVHTLADGMAVKRPGDLTFALVQRYVDEVVTVDERSISRAILLLLERTKLVVEGAGAAALAALLEGKAAPGAVAAAVVSGGNIDVTLLARIIEKGLVEEGRQVHLKTVLVDRPGQLSRLLQLVAAQAANVVRVEHERWYPGLSPTEALVHLVLETRDAAHVAAILDSLRQAGYPVEVLSPATGGNKT from the coding sequence ATGGCGGAATCGGGACTCGGGGCGGCCGGCCGGCCGGGGATCGAGGAGGTCCGGGCGGCCGCCCGGGCCCTGGAAGGGGTGGCTTACCGCACCCCCCTGCAGGAGTCCGTGCACATCAACGAGCAGGTAGGGGCGCGGGTCTTCCTGAAGCTGGAGAACCTGCAACGGACGGGGTCCTTCAAACTGCGGGGGGCCTACAACCGCCTGCGTCAGCTGAGCCCGGCTGAACTGGAGCGGGGCGTGGTGGCGGCCTCTGCCGGCAATCATGCCCAGGGGGTGGCGCTGGCGGCGCAGCTGGTGGGCACCCGGGCCACGGTGGTTATGCCCGAGGCCGCCTCCCTCACCAAGATCGAGGCCACCCGCCGCTACGGGGCGGAGGTGGCGCTGGCCGGGGACAGCTTCGATGAATCCGACGCCGAAGCCCATCGCCTGGCGGCGGCCGAGGGCCGGGTGTTCATTCCCGCTTTTGACGATCCGGCGGTCATTGTCGGCCAGGGCACGGTCGCCTTGGAAATCCTGGAGGAACGCCCGGCCCTCGACAGCCTCTGGGTGCCGATCGGGGGCGGAGGATTGGCGGCGGGGGTGGCCCTGGCCGTCAAGGCGGTCAATCCCCAGATCCGGGTGATTGGGGTGCAGGCGGAAGGAGCGCCGGCCATGTTGCGCTCTTTGGAGGCCGGCCGGGTGGTGACCCTGCCGGCGGTGCACACCCTGGCGGACGGCATGGCCGTCAAGCGGCCCGGAGACCTCACCTTCGCCCTGGTGCAGCGCTACGTGGACGAGGTGGTGACCGTCGACGAGCGCAGCATTTCGCGGGCGATCCTGCTCCTGCTGGAGCGCACCAAGCTGGTGGTGGAGGGGGCGGGGGCGGCCGCCCTGGCCGCGTTGCTGGAGGGCAAGGCCGCCCCCGGGGCGGTGGCGGCGGCCGTGGTCAGCGGCGGCAATATCGATGTCACCCTGCTGGCCCGCATCATCGAAAAGGGCCTGGTGGAGGAGGGGCGGCAGGTACACCTGAAGACGGTGCTGGTGGACCGTCCCGGCCAGCTTTCCCGCCTGTTGCAGCTGGTGGCCGCCCAGGCGGCCAATGTGGTGCGGGTGGAGCACGAGCGGTGGTACCCCGGCCTTTCCCCCACCGAGGCCCTGGTCCACCTGGTGCTGGAAACCCGCGATGCCGCTCATGTGGCCGCCATCCTCGACAGCCTCCGCCAGGCGGGGTACCCGGTAGAGGTGTTAAGTCCGGCCACCGGCGGGAACAAAACCTAG
- the spoVG gene encoding regulator required for spore cortex synthesis (stage V sporulation) (Evidence 2a : Function from experimental evidences in other organisms; PubMedId : 9733708, 10348850, 10648512, 16428420, 27048798; Product type r : regulator) — protein MEITDVRLRRMQTEGKMKAVASVTLDGEFVIHDVKVVEGQKGLFVAMPSRKTPDGVFRDIAHPITQSARDRIQEAVLKVFWDTSAAAEDASEVS, from the coding sequence GTGGAAATTACCGACGTACGACTGCGGCGGATGCAGACCGAGGGCAAGATGAAGGCGGTGGCCTCGGTCACCCTGGACGGCGAGTTCGTCATCCATGACGTCAAGGTGGTGGAGGGGCAGAAGGGGCTGTTTGTGGCCATGCCCAGCCGCAAGACGCCGGACGGGGTGTTTCGGGATATTGCTCATCCCATCACCCAATCCGCCCGCGACCGGATTCAGGAAGCCGTGCTGAAGGTGTTCTGGGACACCAGCGCGGCGGCGGAGGACGCCAGCGAGGTCTCATAG
- a CDS encoding Peptidylprolyl isomerase, producing the protein MPYHKDKRAGRRSGRGRRAVGWLAALTAGAGLLAGCGHAPSAAARPLAVVNGRPVTAADWHTFLAATEVLQGTPIQVTAQVQQAGVQDLVQDDLVTQWALAHHWTTEAAASRQAEQVLNQDIAPGLGGAKALKASLARFHLSPAAFRQYVTQQIIVQEVYNRVTAPVPAATAAQAAAYYHQHPGQFIQPPEIEVRHILVKTKAEAEKLLNQIRHGASFSALARRYSLDKASAVHGGELGWVLRGPQSGLVPHFYEVMDQLQPGQYGIAHTRYGYHIIEVQAVRAGQVMPLNAVEAQVEQQLTQTARDNAYNAFVARIRQQSHVTITGSSTASRSKG; encoded by the coding sequence GTGCCCTATCACAAGGATAAACGCGCGGGCAGGCGGTCCGGGCGGGGACGGCGTGCCGTCGGCTGGCTGGCGGCCCTGACGGCGGGAGCCGGTCTTCTGGCCGGGTGCGGGCACGCCCCGTCGGCGGCGGCCCGGCCGCTGGCGGTGGTAAACGGGCGGCCGGTCACCGCCGCCGACTGGCACACCTTCCTGGCGGCCACCGAGGTGCTGCAGGGAACCCCTATCCAGGTCACTGCCCAGGTCCAGCAGGCGGGGGTGCAGGATCTGGTGCAGGACGACCTGGTGACGCAGTGGGCCCTGGCCCATCATTGGACCACCGAAGCCGCCGCCAGCCGGCAGGCGGAGCAGGTGCTCAACCAGGATATCGCGCCCGGGCTGGGCGGGGCTAAGGCCCTCAAGGCCTCCCTGGCCCGCTTCCATCTCAGCCCGGCGGCCTTCCGGCAATACGTCACCCAGCAGATCATCGTCCAGGAGGTCTACAACCGCGTCACGGCCCCGGTGCCGGCGGCCACCGCCGCCCAGGCCGCCGCCTACTACCACCAGCATCCCGGGCAATTCATACAGCCGCCGGAAATCGAGGTCCGCCACATCCTGGTCAAGACCAAGGCTGAGGCCGAGAAACTCCTGAACCAGATCCGGCACGGGGCCAGCTTTTCGGCGCTGGCCCGGCGCTACTCCCTGGACAAGGCCAGTGCTGTGCACGGGGGGGAGCTAGGCTGGGTGCTGCGGGGCCCGCAGTCGGGCCTGGTGCCCCACTTCTACGAGGTGATGGACCAGCTCCAGCCGGGCCAGTACGGTATAGCCCATACCAGATATGGCTACCATATCATCGAAGTTCAAGCCGTCAGGGCGGGGCAGGTCATGCCGTTGAATGCGGTTGAGGCGCAGGTGGAGCAGCAGCTCACGCAAACGGCCCGCGATAACGCCTACAATGCGTTTGTCGCCCGCATCCGTCAGCAGAGCCATGTCACCATCACGGGCTCCTCCACCGCCTCCCGGAGCAAGGGGTAA